In Kitasatospora sp. NA04385, a single genomic region encodes these proteins:
- a CDS encoding ABATE domain-containing protein — MSQRTTPAPTGPAAPPPPPPAPAPAPAPAPAPGAEQYPALDFANSLLTLPGGPLDLLGEPAAASAWLVEHGLAPEAGRVLEPCAVRLRVFRGAVRELLAARTAGRPAPPGALAAVNEALTAAPAVPLLCWDAERGLHRSLPHPADRIADRAMARLAADAADLLTGPDAERLARCGGTPCSRFYVRTHAARHWCSTRCGDRVRAARAYARKRAESGS; from the coding sequence ATGAGCCAGCGCACCACCCCCGCCCCGACCGGCCCCGCCGCACCACCACCGCCACCGCCCGCGCCCGCGCCCGCGCCCGCGCCCGCGCCCGCGCCCGGGGCCGAGCAGTACCCGGCGCTGGACTTCGCGAACTCGCTGCTGACCCTGCCGGGCGGGCCGCTGGACCTGCTGGGCGAGCCGGCGGCGGCCTCGGCCTGGCTGGTGGAGCACGGCCTCGCGCCGGAAGCGGGACGGGTGCTGGAGCCGTGCGCCGTGCGGCTGCGGGTGTTCCGGGGCGCGGTGCGCGAGCTGCTGGCCGCCCGGACGGCCGGGCGGCCCGCGCCGCCCGGGGCGCTGGCGGCGGTGAACGAGGCGCTGACGGCGGCCCCGGCGGTGCCGCTGCTGTGCTGGGACGCCGAGCGGGGCCTGCACCGCAGCCTGCCGCACCCGGCCGACCGGATCGCCGACCGGGCGATGGCCCGGCTGGCCGCCGACGCCGCCGACCTGCTGACCGGCCCGGACGCCGAGCGGCTGGCCCGCTGCGGCGGCACCCCGTGCAGCCGGTTCTACGTCCGCACCCACGCGGCCCGGCACTGGTGCTCGACCCGCTGCGGGGACCGCGTCCGGGCGGCCCGCGCCTACGCCAGGAAGCGTGCGGAGAGCGGCAGTTGA
- a CDS encoding helix-turn-helix domain-containing protein, with protein sequence MAGRLRALRTQNRLSLEALAAQVGVTKSYLSKVERGLSEPSISTALKLAQALGVEVGRLFSDEVEPELVTVVRAGERTPLGGPEGSRYEGIAAALPGKQMVPFMMYPPLDGPAEAFKSHRGEEFLFVHAGNAELEFPDRTVGLGPGDSVYFNAAVPHRCRSTGGRAAEILVVIHDEPGAADGRVPTLP encoded by the coding sequence ATGGCCGGCCGACTGAGGGCGTTGCGCACGCAGAACCGACTCAGCCTGGAGGCACTGGCCGCGCAGGTCGGGGTGACCAAGAGCTACCTGTCGAAGGTGGAGCGGGGGCTCAGCGAGCCGTCGATCTCCACCGCGCTGAAGCTGGCGCAGGCGCTCGGGGTCGAGGTCGGGCGGCTCTTCTCGGACGAGGTCGAACCCGAGCTGGTCACGGTGGTCCGGGCCGGTGAGCGGACGCCGCTGGGCGGGCCGGAGGGGTCGCGCTACGAGGGCATCGCCGCGGCGCTGCCGGGCAAGCAGATGGTGCCCTTCATGATGTACCCGCCGCTGGACGGACCGGCGGAGGCGTTCAAGTCGCACCGCGGCGAGGAGTTCCTGTTCGTGCATGCGGGCAACGCCGAACTGGAGTTCCCGGACCGGACGGTGGGCCTCGGCCCGGGCGACAGCGTGTACTTCAACGCCGCCGTGCCGCACCGCTGCCGCAGCACCGGCGGGCGGGCGGCGGAGATCCTGGTGGTGATCCACGACGAGCCGGGCGCCGCGGACGGCCGCGTCCCGACCCTGCCGTGA
- a CDS encoding dihydrodipicolinate synthase family protein, whose protein sequence is MSKLALDGVIAYPVTPFDPVDGGVDTVRLAALVDRLVDSGVHAVAPLGSTGESAYLGDAEWRTAAETAVGAVAGRVPTVVGIAELTTRGAVERARFAERAGADAVMVLPLSYWRLSEREVARHFTEVADAVGIEVMVYNNPATAGIDLSPEQLVGLVESVENITMVKESSGDLQRMHRLAQLSGGELPFYNGSNPLALPAFVAGAAGWCTAAACLAPEQVLALHRAVRSGELAAAREVFGRLLPLLQFLVTGGLPTTVKAGLALRGTPAGAPRPPLLPLDDARSGQLAALLREIDEVGAPQAA, encoded by the coding sequence TTGAGCAAGCTCGCCCTGGACGGCGTGATCGCCTACCCCGTCACCCCCTTCGACCCGGTGGACGGCGGCGTGGACACCGTCCGCCTGGCCGCCCTGGTCGACCGGCTGGTCGACTCCGGGGTGCACGCCGTCGCCCCGCTCGGCTCCACCGGCGAGAGCGCCTACCTGGGCGACGCGGAGTGGCGCACCGCCGCCGAGACCGCCGTCGGTGCGGTCGCCGGCCGGGTCCCCACCGTGGTCGGCATCGCCGAACTCACCACCCGGGGCGCGGTGGAGCGCGCCCGCTTCGCCGAACGGGCGGGCGCCGACGCCGTGATGGTGCTGCCGCTGTCGTACTGGCGGCTGAGCGAACGCGAGGTGGCCCGGCACTTCACCGAGGTCGCGGACGCGGTCGGCATCGAGGTGATGGTCTACAACAACCCCGCCACCGCCGGGATCGACCTCTCTCCCGAGCAACTCGTGGGCCTGGTCGAATCGGTGGAGAACATCACCATGGTCAAGGAGAGCAGCGGCGACCTCCAGCGGATGCACCGGCTCGCCCAGCTCTCCGGCGGCGAACTGCCGTTCTACAACGGCAGCAACCCGCTCGCGCTGCCCGCGTTCGTCGCGGGCGCGGCCGGCTGGTGCACCGCCGCCGCCTGCCTGGCCCCGGAGCAGGTGCTCGCCCTGCACCGGGCCGTCCGCTCCGGCGAACTCGCCGCCGCCCGCGAGGTGTTCGGCCGTCTGCTGCCGCTGCTGCAGTTCCTCGTGACCGGCGGGCTGCCCACCACCGTCAAGGCCGGACTCGCCCTGCGCGGCACCCCGGCCGGGGCGCCGCGCCCGCCGCTGCTCCCGCTGGACGACGCCCGCAGCGGGCAACTCGCCGCCCTGCTGCGGGAGATCGACGAGGTCGGCGCCCCGCAGGCCGCCTGA
- a CDS encoding aldolase, giving the protein MADSFATPKSALVDLAQQRMRTAIPDGDWSIRQKLALTCRILFDAGHDSGLAGQITARAERPGTYWTQRLGLGFDEITEDNLLLVDEDLDVLAGEGMANPANRFHSWVYRARPDVNCIIHTHPPHISALSMLETPLVVSHMDLCPLYDDCAFLEKWPGIPVGNEEGELISAALGDKRALLLAHHGQLVATASVEESCTLAVLFERAARLQLLASASGRIQEIPDLLAREAHDWTSTPKRSQANFAYYVRRALRAGHGDALTTPPTGTTATTASSTTATATATDSPEDGPR; this is encoded by the coding sequence ATGGCCGACAGCTTCGCCACGCCCAAATCCGCCCTGGTCGACCTCGCCCAGCAGCGGATGCGCACCGCCATCCCGGACGGGGACTGGTCGATCCGCCAGAAGCTCGCCCTCACCTGCCGGATCCTGTTCGACGCCGGGCACGACTCCGGCCTCGCCGGGCAGATCACCGCCCGCGCCGAACGGCCCGGCACCTACTGGACGCAGCGCCTGGGCCTCGGCTTCGACGAGATCACCGAGGACAACCTGCTGCTGGTCGACGAGGACCTCGACGTGCTGGCGGGCGAGGGCATGGCCAACCCCGCCAACCGCTTCCACTCCTGGGTCTACCGGGCCCGCCCCGACGTCAACTGCATCATCCACACCCACCCGCCGCACATCTCGGCGCTGTCCATGCTGGAAACCCCCCTGGTGGTCTCGCACATGGACCTGTGCCCGCTGTACGACGACTGCGCGTTCCTGGAGAAGTGGCCCGGCATCCCGGTCGGCAACGAGGAGGGCGAGCTGATCTCCGCCGCGCTCGGCGACAAGCGCGCCCTGCTGCTCGCCCACCACGGGCAGCTGGTCGCCACGGCCAGCGTCGAGGAGTCCTGCACCCTCGCCGTGCTGTTCGAACGGGCCGCCCGGCTGCAACTGCTGGCCTCCGCCTCCGGCCGGATCCAGGAGATCCCCGACCTGCTCGCCCGGGAGGCCCACGACTGGACCTCCACCCCCAAGCGCAGCCAGGCCAACTTCGCCTACTACGTCCGCCGCGCCCTGCGGGCCGGCCACGGCGACGCGCTGACCACCCCGCCCACCGGCACCACCGCCACCACCGCCAGCAGCACCACCGCCACCGCCACCGCCACCGACTCCCCCGAGGACGGCCCCCGTTGA
- a CDS encoding MBL fold metallo-hydrolase — MTAVPTVQVFGGPTALIEYGGLRLLTDPTFDAPGDYPRGDGRFLTKTLPGTVAPADLGPVDAVLLSHDEHPDNLDHGGRAFLADVPLTLTTRGGAQRLGGTARGLAPGESVELGAVTVTAVPAQHGPDGSEPLVGEVIGFVLTGPGLPVVYVSGDNASLEVVERIAERFGPVDTAVLFAGGARAGIFDNALLTLDSARAAEAARVLGARRVVPVHYDSWAHFTEGREPLLAAFAAAGLADVLELR; from the coding sequence ATGACCGCCGTCCCCACCGTCCAGGTCTTCGGAGGCCCTACCGCCCTGATCGAGTACGGCGGCCTGCGCCTGCTCACCGACCCCACCTTCGACGCCCCCGGCGACTACCCGCGCGGCGACGGCCGGTTCCTCACCAAGACGCTCCCGGGCACCGTCGCCCCCGCCGACCTCGGCCCGGTCGACGCCGTCCTGCTCTCGCACGACGAGCACCCCGACAACCTCGACCACGGCGGCCGGGCGTTCCTCGCGGACGTCCCGCTCACCCTCACCACCCGCGGCGGCGCCCAGCGGCTCGGCGGCACCGCGCGCGGCCTCGCCCCCGGGGAGAGCGTCGAACTGGGCGCCGTCACCGTCACCGCCGTCCCCGCCCAGCACGGCCCCGACGGCAGCGAACCGCTGGTCGGCGAGGTCATCGGCTTCGTGCTGACCGGCCCCGGCCTGCCCGTGGTCTACGTCAGCGGCGACAACGCCTCGCTGGAGGTGGTCGAGCGGATCGCCGAACGCTTCGGCCCCGTCGACACCGCCGTCCTGTTCGCCGGCGGCGCCCGCGCGGGCATCTTCGACAACGCCCTGCTCACCCTGGACAGCGCCCGCGCCGCCGAAGCCGCCCGCGTCCTCGGCGCCCGCCGGGTCGTCCCCGTCCACTACGACAGCTGGGCCCACTTCACCGAGGGCCGCGAACCGCTGCTCGCCGCCTTCGCCGCGGCCGGCCTCGCGGACGTCCTCGAACTGCGCTGA